A region of Jonquetella anthropi DSM 22815 DNA encodes the following proteins:
- a CDS encoding Tex family protein, with the protein MNLFTPQIARELQLAPQAVEAVAQLLDEGATVPFIARYRKEKTGNLDEVAITAIRDGLAKAAELASRKDAILKSLAERNLLTDELKAAVEGASTMTALEDTYLPYRPKRRTRATAAREAGLEPLARLLFAQGEDDPQAAAAAFVSEEKGVADVEAALSGARDIIAEWISEDVKARQEMRGVFVRFGRCESTVVEAKKDEPEAATYQDYFDWSDSLRSVPSHRLLAALRGEREGYLSVRIRPSDQVALLTLRRLFIKGEGAASGQVTAAIEDSYKRLLGPSMENEARAMLKKRADTEAIAIFARNLRQLLMASPFGARAVLAVDPGVRTGCKVVALDATGALLAHDVIFIQRGADQLEKAAAIIRQLISKHSPLAVAVGNGTASRETVDFLNGLSLDIPVLVVSESGASVYSASEEARKELPDQDVTVRGAVSIGRRLMDPLAELVKIDPKAIGVGQYQHDVDQKQLRESLDDTVISCVNSVGVDLNTASPRLLSYVSGLSDKLARGIVAHREANGPFTSRSALLDVPRLGPKTYQQAAGFLRVRNSINPLDASAVHPENYKLVGQMASDCGCTVSELMKDRSKREMIDVNKYVSGDVGLPTLNDIMAELEKPGRDPRPAMVFFAFDPSVKTMKDLKTGMTLPGLVSNVTAFGAFVDVGVHTDGLVHVSQMGRPVKDPSQLLHPGQAVSVTVLDVDLKRNRISLALAKTKKDCPKNDAPTDAR; encoded by the coding sequence GTGAACCTTTTTACCCCGCAAATCGCCCGGGAACTCCAGCTCGCCCCTCAGGCAGTCGAAGCGGTCGCACAGCTGCTTGACGAGGGGGCGACCGTTCCTTTCATCGCCCGATACCGCAAGGAAAAGACCGGCAACTTGGATGAAGTCGCCATCACGGCCATTCGCGACGGCCTCGCCAAAGCGGCCGAGCTGGCGAGCCGCAAGGACGCCATCCTCAAGTCGCTGGCCGAGCGGAACCTGCTGACCGACGAGCTGAAAGCGGCCGTCGAAGGGGCGTCCACAATGACCGCCCTCGAGGACACTTACCTTCCCTACCGGCCCAAGCGGCGCACCCGCGCCACAGCCGCCCGGGAAGCGGGACTTGAGCCGCTGGCACGCCTCCTGTTCGCCCAAGGGGAAGACGACCCGCAGGCCGCCGCAGCGGCCTTTGTCAGCGAAGAAAAGGGCGTGGCCGACGTCGAAGCTGCCCTGTCAGGCGCCCGGGACATCATCGCCGAGTGGATCAGCGAAGACGTCAAGGCCCGACAGGAAATGCGCGGCGTTTTCGTCCGGTTCGGCCGGTGCGAGTCCACGGTCGTGGAGGCGAAAAAGGACGAGCCGGAAGCGGCGACGTACCAAGACTATTTCGACTGGTCGGACTCCCTTCGGTCCGTGCCGTCGCATCGCCTGCTGGCCGCCCTGCGCGGCGAGCGGGAGGGGTATCTGAGCGTGAGGATCAGGCCGAGCGACCAGGTGGCCCTGCTGACCCTTCGCCGGCTGTTCATCAAAGGCGAAGGCGCCGCGAGCGGTCAAGTCACGGCCGCTATTGAGGACAGCTACAAGCGCCTTCTGGGACCGTCGATGGAGAACGAGGCCCGGGCCATGCTCAAAAAACGCGCTGACACCGAGGCCATCGCGATTTTCGCCCGCAACCTGCGCCAGCTTCTCATGGCGTCGCCGTTCGGAGCCCGAGCTGTTCTGGCCGTCGACCCGGGCGTGCGCACCGGCTGCAAGGTCGTCGCGCTCGACGCGACCGGCGCCCTGTTGGCTCACGACGTGATTTTCATTCAGCGGGGGGCGGATCAGCTCGAAAAGGCCGCGGCGATTATCCGGCAGCTGATATCAAAGCACTCGCCGCTCGCCGTAGCGGTCGGCAACGGGACTGCCAGCCGAGAGACGGTCGACTTCCTGAACGGACTGTCCCTCGATATCCCAGTCCTTGTGGTGAGCGAGAGCGGCGCGTCGGTCTACTCGGCGTCAGAAGAGGCCCGAAAGGAACTTCCCGACCAGGACGTGACGGTCCGCGGCGCCGTGTCGATCGGCCGCCGGCTGATGGACCCGCTGGCCGAGCTGGTCAAAATCGACCCGAAGGCCATCGGCGTGGGGCAATACCAGCACGACGTAGACCAAAAGCAACTCCGCGAGTCGCTGGACGACACGGTGATCTCGTGCGTCAACTCGGTTGGCGTGGACCTGAACACCGCCAGCCCGCGGCTGCTCTCCTACGTCTCCGGTCTGTCGGACAAGCTGGCCCGCGGCATTGTGGCCCACAGGGAAGCCAACGGTCCGTTCACGAGCCGAAGCGCCCTGCTGGATGTTCCTCGTTTAGGGCCGAAGACGTACCAACAGGCGGCGGGTTTCCTGCGGGTGCGGAACTCGATCAACCCGCTGGACGCCAGCGCCGTTCACCCGGAGAACTACAAGCTGGTGGGCCAGATGGCCAGCGACTGCGGCTGCACCGTCTCCGAGCTGATGAAGGACCGGAGCAAGCGAGAGATGATCGACGTGAACAAGTACGTCTCCGGTGACGTGGGCCTTCCCACCCTGAACGACATCATGGCCGAGCTGGAAAAGCCCGGGCGGGATCCCCGGCCCGCGATGGTCTTTTTCGCTTTCGACCCGTCGGTCAAAACGATGAAGGACCTCAAAACCGGCATGACTCTGCCCGGACTCGTCAGCAACGTCACGGCGTTCGGCGCGTTTGTTGACGTGGGAGTTCACACCGACGGGCTCGTCCACGTCAGCCAGATGGGCCGGCCGGTCAAGGACCCGTCGCAGCTGCTTCACCCCGGTCAGGCCGTGAGCGTCACGGTGCTTGACGTGGACTTGAAGCGCAACCGAATTTCCTTGGCCCTCGCCAAGACGAAGAAAGACTGTCCCAAAAACGATGCCCCGACTGACGCCCGCTGA
- a CDS encoding radical SAM protein: MPRLTPAELISLSASAQESVHAAWETARRHFPPLLVCDRPSGTLSVSVTGTTCALNCAHCGGHYLEGMTPVSRLESELSRGTYTSCLISGGCTPAGKVEVAQRAELIAGLKARGFKINVHAGLITQEEIDVLAPLADAVSFDMVTDEQTIRDVFGLSRTGSDYVNTYKALRKSGANVVPHVCIGLWGGVVRGEFDALETLARLGAPGVVFIVLIPTPGTAFADRQPPRLEDVAAVLVRARELFPDKPLNLGCMRPKGRYRAELDMLAVGSGINRIVNPTGPALELAHRLGLELIERKECCVL; the protein is encoded by the coding sequence ATGCCCCGACTGACGCCCGCTGAGCTCATCAGCCTGTCGGCTTCGGCTCAGGAATCGGTTCACGCCGCGTGGGAAACGGCGCGGCGGCACTTTCCACCCCTGCTGGTCTGCGACCGGCCGTCAGGAACACTGTCGGTTTCCGTCACCGGGACGACCTGCGCCCTCAACTGCGCCCACTGTGGCGGCCACTACCTCGAAGGGATGACGCCGGTTTCTCGGCTTGAAAGCGAGCTGTCCCGGGGGACTTATACCAGCTGCCTGATCTCCGGCGGCTGCACCCCGGCTGGTAAGGTGGAAGTCGCCCAGCGCGCCGAGCTGATCGCCGGGCTGAAAGCCCGGGGATTTAAAATCAACGTCCACGCCGGGCTGATCACCCAGGAAGAAATCGACGTGCTGGCGCCTTTGGCTGACGCGGTGTCGTTCGACATGGTCACCGACGAACAGACCATTCGGGACGTTTTCGGTCTGTCCCGAACCGGCAGCGACTACGTCAATACCTATAAGGCCTTGCGGAAAAGCGGCGCCAACGTGGTGCCCCACGTGTGCATCGGCCTGTGGGGCGGCGTTGTCCGCGGCGAGTTCGACGCACTGGAAACGCTGGCGCGTCTTGGTGCGCCCGGCGTCGTCTTCATCGTCCTGATTCCCACGCCCGGCACGGCGTTCGCCGACCGCCAGCCGCCCCGGCTGGAAGACGTGGCGGCCGTCTTAGTCCGCGCTCGGGAACTTTTCCCCGACAAGCCGCTCAACTTGGGCTGCATGAGGCCCAAAGGGCGCTACCGGGCCGAGCTGGACATGCTGGCCGTGGGCTCGGGCATCAACAGGATCGTCAACCCTACCGGCCCGGCACTCGAACTTGCCCATCGTCTGGGGTTGGAACTGATCGAACGAAAGGAGTGCTGCGTGCTGTGA
- a CDS encoding radical SAM protein, with translation MRIRLSIGTAAALGLAQLKTDAPTTTAYLMDIGGRCAYNCAFCAQARTATGGDDRLSRVIWPAFELADVVGPLRIAADEGRIMRACIQVTMNTGSFQRTLDILDAVAPILSLPVSVSTNIQAVSQVQTLFAHGAARVSIALDAATQPLHDRVKGTGYKHKMELLTECADRYPGRISTHFIVGLGESEEDVIRAIAAMYDRHVTVGLFAFTPLKGTRMADALPPEAGTYRRVQLANWLMKFRGARPDAMTFQDGRLVSLGSWHDEALKVALTGEPFRTAGCKNCNRPYYNENPGHGVMYNYPRALKAAEALNAAKETGLFSGGLNDEMEIR, from the coding sequence GTGAGGATTCGCCTTTCTATCGGCACGGCCGCCGCCCTCGGCCTAGCGCAGCTCAAGACGGACGCCCCGACCACGACGGCGTACCTGATGGATATCGGCGGGCGCTGCGCTTACAACTGCGCCTTCTGCGCCCAAGCCCGAACCGCCACAGGCGGTGACGACAGGCTTTCCCGCGTCATTTGGCCAGCCTTTGAGTTGGCCGACGTGGTCGGCCCGCTCCGGATTGCCGCCGACGAGGGACGAATCATGCGGGCCTGCATTCAAGTCACCATGAACACTGGATCGTTCCAGCGCACTCTCGACATTCTCGACGCGGTAGCGCCGATTCTCTCCCTGCCGGTCAGCGTGTCCACCAACATACAGGCGGTCTCGCAGGTTCAAACCCTTTTCGCCCACGGAGCGGCGCGAGTGAGCATCGCCCTCGACGCGGCCACCCAGCCGCTTCACGATCGGGTCAAAGGAACGGGCTACAAGCACAAGATGGAGCTTCTAACCGAGTGCGCCGACCGCTACCCCGGCCGAATCTCGACCCACTTCATCGTCGGACTGGGCGAAAGCGAAGAAGACGTGATTCGGGCGATTGCCGCCATGTACGACCGACACGTCACGGTGGGCCTGTTCGCCTTTACCCCGCTCAAAGGAACTCGTATGGCCGACGCGCTGCCGCCTGAAGCGGGGACGTACCGGCGCGTCCAGCTGGCCAACTGGCTGATGAAGTTCCGCGGCGCCCGACCTGACGCCATGACGTTCCAAGACGGCCGGCTCGTGAGCCTCGGGAGCTGGCACGACGAAGCCCTGAAAGTCGCCCTGACCGGCGAGCCGTTCCGCACAGCCGGGTGCAAAAACTGCAACCGACCGTACTACAACGAGAACCCCGGACACGGCGTGATGTACAACTACCCGCGGGCGCTCAAAGCCGCAGAAGCCCTGAACGCCGCGAAAGAAACCGGCCTATTTTCGGGAGGTCTGAACGATGAAATGGAGATACGTTGA
- a CDS encoding biotin/lipoate A/B protein ligase family protein yields MKWRYVDTGTSTGAWNMAADEAIMRHCAAGLVPPTLRFYRWSPATLTLGYFQRAERDVDFDACRRQGIDVVRRLTGGRAVLHDHELTYSIIMAKANCPLPESVTESYRILSRGLAEGFRILNLPVAMTRPAPRAGKLGSSGACFDALSAWELAADGKKIVGSAQARRYDALVQHGSILNDLEADKLFSTMKDADPLRLARAKETFLDKATSIRHLLGHPLEMADLISAFKEGFFLALGRDLNAEFEESPLTPGELEMTERLAAEKYQSDEWNMIR; encoded by the coding sequence ATGAAATGGAGATACGTTGACACCGGCACGTCGACCGGCGCGTGGAACATGGCCGCTGACGAGGCGATCATGCGCCATTGTGCGGCCGGCCTTGTGCCGCCGACCCTGCGCTTTTACCGCTGGTCTCCGGCGACTCTCACGCTGGGCTACTTCCAGCGGGCGGAGCGGGACGTGGACTTTGACGCCTGCCGCCGTCAGGGCATCGACGTGGTGCGCCGCCTCACCGGCGGCCGGGCCGTCCTGCACGATCACGAGCTCACCTACAGCATTATCATGGCCAAGGCGAACTGCCCCCTGCCCGAAAGCGTCACCGAGTCGTACCGAATCCTTTCGCGGGGGCTTGCCGAAGGCTTTCGGATTTTGAACCTGCCCGTGGCAATGACCCGCCCTGCTCCAAGAGCCGGCAAACTAGGCAGCTCGGGAGCGTGCTTTGACGCCCTTTCCGCTTGGGAATTAGCCGCCGACGGCAAAAAAATCGTCGGGAGCGCCCAAGCGCGGCGCTACGACGCGCTGGTTCAGCACGGCTCAATTCTGAACGACTTGGAGGCGGACAAACTTTTTTCGACCATGAAGGACGCCGATCCGCTGCGGCTCGCCCGGGCCAAGGAGACGTTCCTCGACAAAGCCACCAGCATCCGCCACCTGTTAGGTCATCCCCTTGAAATGGCCGACCTGATTTCCGCCTTCAAAGAGGGTTTTTTCCTCGCCCTCGGCCGAGACCTGAACGCCGAGTTTGAAGAGTCCCCGCTGACGCCCGGCGAACTGGAAATGACCGAACGGCTGGCCGCCGAAAAGTACCAGTCCGACGAGTGGAACATGATACGATAA